Genomic window (Achromobacter sp. B7):
ATGGCCATTCAGTCCGATTCCCTTTCCTCTCGTCCCGACGCCCCTCGTATCGTGGCGCCGCAGCCGGTGTCGCCCAACGAGGAATCGATCGAGCGCGCCTTGCGGCCCAAGGCCCTTCAGGAATACGTCGGCCAGCAGCGCGCCCGCGAACAGCTTGAAATCTTCATCGCGGCCGCGCGCAAGCGCGGCGAGGCGCTGGACCACGTGCTGCTGTTCGGCCCCCCGGGCCTGGGCAAGACCACGCTGGCCCACATCATTGCGCATGAAATGGGCGTGCAGTTGCGCCAGACGTCCGGCCCCGTGCTGGAACGCCCCGGCGACCTGGCGGCATTGCTGACCAACCTGGAAAAGAACGATGTGCTGTTCATCGACGAGATCCACCGCCTGTCGCCCGTGGTCGAGGAAATCCTCTACCCGGCGCTGGAAGACTTCCAGATCGACATCCTGATCGGTGAAGGCCCGGCCGCGCGCAGCGTCAAGCTGGACCTGCAACCGTTCACGCTGGTGGGCGCCACCACGCGAGCCGGCATGTTGACCAACCCGCTGCGTGATCGTTTTGGCATCGTGTCGCGGCTTGAGTTCTACAACGCCACGGACCTGGGCCACATCGTCACCCGCAGCGCGGGTTTGCTGAACGCCGTCATCACGCCGGACGGCGCGGCGGAAGTGGCACGCCGTGCGCGCGGCACGCCCCGCATCGCCAACCGCCTGCTGCGCCGCGTGCGCGACTACGCCGAGGTCAAGGCCAGCGGCACCATCGACGCCGACGTCGCGGGCCGCGCGCTGGCCATGCTGGAAGTGGACCCCCAAGGCCTGGACCTGATGGACCGCAAGCTGCTTGAAGCCATCATCCACAAGTTCGATGGCGGCCCGGTCGGCGTGGACAGCCTGGCCGCCGCGATCGGCGAAGAACGCGACACCATCGAAGACGTGATCGAGCCTTATCTGATCCAGCACGGCTACCTGCAACGCACGCCGCGAGGGCGCACCGCCACGCTGTCCACCTGGCGCCATTTGGGCCTGGCGCCACCGGCGGGCGCGGCCACCGGCAGCGGCGACCTGTTCAACAAATAGGCTAGTCGCCTCGGCGGGCGGCGCAATCGGCGTGACGGGTTTATGATCCTGGGGTTTTTCGACATTCCCGCGATCAAAGGACCAGATTTCCATGCTGCCCGAACTGCCTACCTATGATGACGTCGTACGCGCCAGCGAGCGCCTGGCCGGCAACGCCCACCGCACGCCCGTCCTGACCTCGGCCACGGCCGACGCGATCAGCGGCGCGTCGATCTTCTTCAAGTGCGAGAATTTCCAGCGCATGGGCGCGTTCAAGTTTCGCGGCGGCTTCAACGCCATCGCGCGCCTGACGCCGGAGCAGCGCGCGGCGGGCGTGGTCACGTTTTCGTCGGGCAATCACGCGCAGGCCATCGCGCTGGCTTCCAAGCTGCAAGGCGTGTCGGCCACGATCATCATGCCGCTGGACGCCCCCGCGGCCAAGCGCGCCGCCACGGAAGG
Coding sequences:
- the ruvB gene encoding Holliday junction branch migration DNA helicase RuvB is translated as MAIQSDSLSSRPDAPRIVAPQPVSPNEESIERALRPKALQEYVGQQRAREQLEIFIAAARKRGEALDHVLLFGPPGLGKTTLAHIIAHEMGVQLRQTSGPVLERPGDLAALLTNLEKNDVLFIDEIHRLSPVVEEILYPALEDFQIDILIGEGPAARSVKLDLQPFTLVGATTRAGMLTNPLRDRFGIVSRLEFYNATDLGHIVTRSAGLLNAVITPDGAAEVARRARGTPRIANRLLRRVRDYAEVKASGTIDADVAGRALAMLEVDPQGLDLMDRKLLEAIIHKFDGGPVGVDSLAAAIGEERDTIEDVIEPYLIQHGYLQRTPRGRTATLSTWRHLGLAPPAGAATGSGDLFNK